The genomic segment ataattattatttgtggTAAGCTATCTTTTATTAGAGTTCTTCCAACTAAAAGTGAtacttttgtaaaaatattaaaggtTTCTGTCTAGTGTCTACATTACTCTCTATTTTAGATGACGAGTGAAAAACTTTTTCAAATCACTCCCGCGACGtaacaattaattttttactttttttatgttATCACTTCTTTTTTAGTAGATTTAATTTGTCTGATTACATTTactaataaaatagaaattaattagatacaGTTTTTTAATCTATATGTCTTTTGTCAATTACTTTGACAGAAAAGTTAACATCAATATAGTGAACCAATGATAGCCGCATCATTTCATGAATCGTTGCCATACGCCCACAAGGCCACAACTATTTGCCGCTAGCGCTGGCCTAGCCATCAGCACAACAACATGTCAACATGCACATCCACTGATCCACATATATCATCACAAGCAGATTGAAGATATGTTCACAgcaaaattgtaattttgaaattgtaCATACcgtttattattctttttcctTCGTAAGAAATTTAAATCTACTTATCATAGATCGGCTTACTAGCTAGATTGAAGACCAGTTACTAATGGactatatataagaagaaaggCAACATGAGTAAGCAGTTgcatataaaataaagtaagtagatgttttgacaaaaaaaaaaaaagtaagtagaTGCAGGGGTACTTCAGTTACATGATGCGATCGCCAGAGGAATTGGGAATGAGCTTTTGCCATATTCTAAATGGATAAGAGCTATCGTTCGGCGTTAATGGGTTCTCGCCagattgaattattattgttcGATCCTACTTACGTTGGaagttgataatttttttttaagacataaTTGCTTATAATGGATGATTTTTATTACTGTGCCTGAAGTCATATCATGAGCAGTATGAGTTATCTATGTTCATTCTCGTTCATAAGAcaaatgttttctatttttttggtgatgTTCAATACActatcttttttcttgtttagacTAGTGTTCAACTTATTCCTTTTTCTTAATTGTACTTAAGCCGAGATTTATTGTTTCGTATATCGCTATCATCTTTTAGAGAGCAGCAAGAGAGTAAGAGTAACAAATATAAAACAGAAACCTCTCTTTTATTACGGTATGTAGTACTAATTATATTAGCCGCAAACATTAACttacatatttgtaaaaaaCACACACGATGATTGTGTATATAGTATTAACATACATTAGTCGTCACACTCATAATCATCGTGCTAGGTTTCAAATTTAGTAGTAAGGGGAGGCCCTGAAGGGGCAAACACCAACTTGTGGGATGTTGCAAATGTTAGGCAAGCGCTTAGCGGTCTGGAGAATTTGGCTGGCTTGGTAAGGTCCTTGCTGTCCCTGGAGTCTAACAGCTCTAGCTGCCTGTTTCAAGGTGGGGCAAACGCACTCTGGGTCTTGCTGTTGGAGCTCGTTGCAGCACTGTTGGAGTACGGGGTCTCTCCGCTGTGGGTTCTCGATGTCGTCTTGGAAATCAAACTCATCATCGAGGGCGGGACCGCTACCACGGCCTTGCCTAGATTGCTGGCGCATCCAGCTCTGGCAAGCTCTtaggtgttgttgttgctgaaacTCCCTCTGGCATTTCTGTTGTGGGCGGAATTGGCGGTTAGTGGCGTCATCTTCGTCGAACTCGACGACGGTGCGGTAGATGGAAGCGTTGGTGAGGAGGAAGCAGAGGGCGAGAGTTGCAGAAACGAGGAAGAGCTTGTTTGCCATTTGCTATTTTTGTGTATGGTCTATTGTTTCGGTTTGAGTGAAGAGTGTGGTGAAAGGTTCGTTTACATTTATAGGTGAGAAAGGAGATTTGCATGGCAATCACGTGTAAGAATGCATGCATGCATTAGTTTGTGCGGTCGAGAGAGATTCTCTTGCGTTGTTGTCGGGATTAGGTGTTGGAAAAGAGTGACAAGTGACGAACAACACCAGTCCTAGGCTCCTAGCTCTGTGTCTGCATGATTTGTACGATTGTATCTCATGTTCTGACATGACACTATATGaacgatttttaaaaagaaggtaaaaaatttcttaacataAAAACCCTTTTGTTAAGTTGGTTTCAATCGAATGTGATGAGAGTCAATCTTTTTTGGTGGGACTgctcttaaaaatatatagtctggaagcttaattaattgaaatatagaaattatactaataaaaagtaggagctataagctcctaaaagCGTCCATATACGGTTttaagtaggagctataagctcttaaaggcgtccacataggattttaaaccaccaataggGATAAGACATGTCACTcgttaacatttttaaaaatctcttgaattttcaatattaatgGGGGGTTATTGGATGTatgattttgatggatttggaaatccaaacaaaaatcatgtgttattcaatcattgattttaaaatacttatcaaaatcatgtgttattggttccatgatttacaaatactttttaaaatcctctgttattcatttaatgatttgtttttggatttcaaaatccacattatgttttatatggatttgaatggatttgatagtgtaaaatagaatgattgaaatccaaggataaaacatgttatttcaaaatccatctgttttgatttctaaaatttacaattccatatggatttagaaatcatctctccaataacaccccctaagaattattttaaacaacctataaggatttgacatgtcattcattaacattttttaaatttccagaaattttagaaaaaggaaattttttaaatttatagaaatcttTTAGACATTGGTTCATaaccagtataaataaatattaatattcttCCAACagcgaatgagcaggaaaacttgatttatcaggcgtctaagttaaaaaagttttattcgtttgatccgattttttatttgatcaaactaaaacttaacAAAGtttcaaagaaatattataatattgaaaatttttaaaagtttatataaatattgaaacttttaaaagttcttagcttttaaaaagtttttaaaatagtttaaaatattataaatattgaacttcttaaaaggtttaaatattatattttgaaaccttttaaaacttcaaaatcttatgatctttaaattttaaaaatttattagcttataaaaggtttctaaaaaattataatcaaactaaaacttaacAAAGtttcaaagaaatattataatattgaaattttttaaaagtttatataaatattgaaactttaaaaagttcttagcttttaaaaagtttttaaaatagtttaaaatattataaatattgaactttttaaaaggttcaaatattatattttgaaaccttttaaaacttcaaaatcttatgatctttaaattttaaaaatttattagcttataaaaggtttctaaaaaattataatttataaattttaaaagtttaaaatattataaatatttaaacttttaaaaggttcaaatattaaaaatatttaaagttcatagaatgtttgaaaatattacaattacttaacctccatagaaattttaaaatattatatctatactaataaaaagttgaagctataaactcctaaaggtgttaaaacaaccaataagaattagatatttcactaattaagatttttggaaatatagtagtaatctatattattaagaatttttagaaaaaaaattaaaatttatagaaataatagaaatatgATATGATAGTCTTgaagtaaattttttatttttaagtctaagaaagaaggattaACGTCGCAAGACTTTgagttgatgttatttgagtttaaagaagaaggatcgacgaaaagcacaaatattattttaactatacatgtgttcatattagtTTCTCTGCGagtaaagattttggtttgagaagtttcagtACATGTGGATCTTAAacgaataagtatatggatgaaattatcaataattggatgcatgtgttgactatgctggtctttatgaattgcacaaattttatgagaataTGAAAGATTTTGGCCttagagtttgatgggttaacaagttgtatggtagtctaaaaaaaatatttttcagtgaaagaatgggaaaaagttgacgaagaagaagaagaaaaagaagaaaaagaagaagagtataacaaagaacaagataaaagtaacgatgataattaccataaaatttgacaatgaaaatgacaagaaagaatatgaaaaataagaaaacattgaataaaaaacaagaaaacataggtagtagcgatcaattaaatatgaaaacgagataaattcaagattacaaaattatttcgtttttctggtggtcaaagaaatggtttaggatatgtgaggtcatcagtttgattcgccttgcatggacg from the Camelina sativa cultivar DH55 chromosome 12, Cs, whole genome shotgun sequence genome contains:
- the LOC104730671 gene encoding 2S seed storage protein 2; amino-acid sequence: MANKLFLVSATLALCFLLTNASIYRTVVEFDEDDATNRQFRPQQKCQREFQQQQHLRACQSWMRQQSRQGRGSGPALDDEFDFQDDIENPQRRDPVLQQCCNELQQQDPECVCPTLKQAARAVRLQGQQGPYQASQILQTAKRLPNICNIPQVGVCPFRASPYY